From a single Sporosarcina oncorhynchi genomic region:
- a CDS encoding CaiB/BaiF CoA transferase family protein → MSELLPLKDLKIVDISTMLAAPWVSTHLADFGAEVLKIEHPVFGDHARRYGAQKGGQSVFWKSLNRNKKSITLNLSKTEGQDILKEILKDSDVLIENFRPGTLEKWNLSWEELEKINPDLILLRVSGFGQEGPYSNRRGFGTVAEGMSGFTSINGESTGPPILPGIPLADGLSGIAGALMIMIATYSKQNNGTRGQVIDLSLYEPLMRLLEPHLLAYDQLGVVAQRVGNGSSQTAPRNSYLTRDDNWVALSASAQSIFENLCRAIDREDLLQNEKFSTNKNRLKHVKELDKIISEWIGERDLTDVVNILNDSGAVVGPMYDVAQIYSDPHYQFRESFIKVEDDEFGEMNMPNVLAKLSKTPGKVNSLGPKFSEHTIEYLSEHLHLSKNEIEELKKDGII, encoded by the coding sequence ATGAGTGAACTTTTACCGTTGAAAGATTTAAAGATCGTTGACATCTCTACCATGTTAGCTGCTCCTTGGGTAAGCACACATCTTGCGGATTTCGGAGCGGAAGTTCTAAAAATTGAACATCCAGTTTTCGGGGATCATGCAAGAAGATATGGCGCTCAAAAAGGTGGACAATCCGTTTTTTGGAAGAGTTTGAATCGAAATAAAAAATCAATCACTCTTAACCTGAGTAAAACTGAAGGTCAAGATATTCTAAAAGAAATTTTAAAAGACTCCGATGTTTTAATTGAAAACTTCCGACCTGGAACACTAGAAAAGTGGAATTTATCTTGGGAGGAATTAGAGAAAATAAACCCTGATTTAATCTTATTGCGAGTTTCAGGCTTCGGACAAGAAGGTCCATACTCCAATCGCAGAGGATTTGGAACTGTAGCAGAAGGGATGAGCGGGTTTACATCAATCAATGGCGAGTCAACTGGTCCACCCATTTTACCAGGGATCCCTTTAGCCGATGGGCTTAGTGGGATAGCTGGCGCTCTGATGATTATGATTGCAACCTATTCCAAACAGAATAACGGAACAAGGGGCCAAGTAATTGATCTATCCTTATATGAACCCTTAATGAGACTATTAGAGCCTCATCTACTGGCTTACGATCAATTAGGAGTCGTTGCCCAACGAGTCGGAAATGGGAGTTCACAAACTGCGCCAAGAAATTCCTATTTAACAAGAGACGATAATTGGGTTGCATTATCAGCAAGTGCGCAATCCATATTTGAAAACTTGTGTCGCGCCATTGATAGAGAAGACTTACTACAAAACGAAAAGTTTAGTACGAACAAAAATAGATTGAAGCATGTAAAAGAGCTAGACAAAATCATCTCTGAATGGATTGGCGAAAGAGATTTGACAGATGTCGTGAATATTCTAAATGATAGTGGTGCAGTCGTTGGCCCGATGTATGACGTGGCTCAAATTTACTCAGATCCACATTATCAATTTAGAGAATCCTTTATTAAGGTTGAAGACGATGAGTTTGGTGAAATGAATATGCCGAACGTGTTGGCCAAGCTTTCAAAAACACCCGGTAAGGTTAATTCATTAGGCCCCAAGTTTTCCGAACATACAATAGAATATCTTTCTGAACATCTTCATCTCAGCAAAAATGAAATTGAAGAATTGAAGAAAGACGGAATTATTTAA
- a CDS encoding NUDIX hydrolase gives MFIVNTEAALYKDGRYLLCKRSEKEEHAPGGIGLVGGKVELEGASPDILEHTIVREVAEEVGLVIEGRPRYVHSTSFVTDQGEPVVNVIFLCEEFSGEPYAVSADEVAAVFWMTSEEVYAHPEAAEYLKDYIRRAEDVRCFRATCRI, from the coding sequence ATGTTCATCGTTAACACTGAAGCAGCCCTATACAAAGATGGCCGCTATTTACTTTGCAAACGAAGCGAGAAGGAAGAACACGCGCCTGGTGGGATTGGGTTAGTTGGTGGAAAAGTTGAGTTGGAAGGGGCTTCACCAGATATTTTAGAGCATACGATTGTGCGGGAAGTGGCGGAGGAAGTGGGACTAGTCATTGAGGGGCGCCCGCGTTATGTGCATAGTACAAGCTTCGTGACGGACCAGGGGGAGCCGGTTGTGAATGTGATCTTTTTATGCGAGGAATTCAGTGGTGAGCCTTACGCAGTCAGTGCTGATGAGGTGGCGGCTGTGTTTTGGATGACGTCTGAAGAGGTGTATGCTCATCCTGAGGCTGCGGAGTATTTGAAGGATTATATTCGAAGAGCGGAAGATGTGAGGTGTTTTCGTGCTACATGCCGAATCTAG
- the dcm gene encoding DNA (cytosine-5-)-methyltransferase — protein MSDSNTLKVIELFAGVGGFRRGLEKANSSLFDVVWGNQWEPSRKAQDAFDCYARNFHSGIHSNEDIATVTNDTFQELAPDMVVGGFPCQDYSVARTLSGEQGIRGKKGVLFWEIKRVIESAHPKYVLLENVDRLLKSPSSQRGRDFAVMLATFRDLDYSVEWRVINAAEYGFAQRRRRVFIFAYKNGIPFEDTQRELEDSNIVFEEGFFAKSFPVNKEPYKNRVDTDVLPEDIVDISDSYSLNFHTAGIMRNGGIYTAHVDPVLEKPIPLKDILIDENQVEDKFYLSPEEEEKFRYLRGPKKIERTTADGHKYSFSEGGMSPMDELDKPGRTMLTSEGSINRSTHIVEVNGRKRFLTPLECERLNGFPDHWTAGMSNRMRYFCMGNALVVGLIEIMGKRIEEIEKESRPTDIQLELTLS, from the coding sequence ATGTCTGACAGCAATACTTTAAAGGTCATTGAATTATTCGCTGGCGTTGGTGGTTTTCGCCGAGGATTGGAGAAAGCTAATTCAAGTCTTTTCGACGTCGTTTGGGGTAACCAATGGGAGCCTTCCAGAAAGGCTCAAGATGCTTTTGATTGTTATGCACGAAACTTTCATAGTGGAATTCACAGTAATGAAGATATCGCAACTGTAACCAATGATACATTCCAAGAACTAGCCCCGGATATGGTAGTAGGAGGATTTCCATGCCAAGATTACTCCGTTGCTCGAACTCTTTCAGGAGAACAAGGGATTCGAGGAAAAAAAGGGGTACTATTCTGGGAAATTAAAAGAGTTATCGAAAGCGCACATCCAAAGTATGTATTACTGGAGAATGTCGATAGATTGCTCAAATCACCTTCTTCTCAAAGAGGTCGGGATTTCGCTGTCATGTTGGCAACTTTCCGTGATTTAGATTATAGCGTGGAGTGGCGTGTAATCAACGCTGCCGAATATGGTTTTGCACAAAGAAGAAGAAGAGTTTTTATCTTTGCATATAAAAATGGGATTCCTTTCGAAGACACTCAACGGGAACTAGAAGACAGCAATATTGTTTTTGAAGAGGGATTCTTTGCAAAGTCATTCCCAGTAAATAAGGAACCCTACAAAAACCGAGTTGACACAGATGTACTTCCCGAAGATATTGTTGATATTTCGGACAGTTATTCACTGAACTTCCATACTGCAGGTATCATGAGAAATGGAGGAATATACACCGCCCATGTTGATCCCGTATTGGAGAAACCCATCCCACTGAAAGATATACTCATAGACGAGAACCAAGTTGAGGACAAATTCTATCTTTCCCCTGAAGAAGAAGAAAAGTTCCGTTATCTAAGAGGGCCAAAGAAAATTGAGCGGACAACTGCGGACGGGCATAAATATAGCTTCTCCGAAGGCGGTATGTCTCCAATGGATGAACTGGACAAGCCTGGCCGGACTATGCTGACTAGTGAAGGATCCATCAATAGAAGTACCCACATAGTCGAAGTGAATGGGCGAAAACGTTTTTTGACGCCTTTGGAATGTGAAAGATTGAACGGTTTCCCCGATCATTGGACAGCTGGAATGTCCAATCGAATGAGATATTTCTGTATGGGAAATGCACTTGTAGTTGGGCTTATTGAAATTATGGGCAAACGTATTGAAGAGATTGAAAAAGAAAGCCGTCCTACTGATATTCAATTGGAACTAACTTTAAGCTGA
- a CDS encoding Sau3AI family type II restriction endonuclease — MHYKSEEELMYKARQAEGRTFGDIDQSGRIENERSKGQLGQIIEESFFGYQVNSISEPDFAHLGIELKVTPVKENKNGTLSAKERLVLNIINYMSEANTTFDTSSFWNKNKEILLMFYKWLPEVKRADYRIIKSHLHKFTEEDLEIIKQDWQLINNKIKAGLAHELSEADTNYLAASTKGANKNSLRAQPFNNVSAMQRAYSLKQSYMTVLIRKIISQDDLVRITSPAELKKKTLLEILNEKFQPFIGKSLDEISAIAGIEVNHKSKSFLQLFISNLLGIKGTRLEQIDEFAKANIQLKTVRLEPNGIPKEHMSFRNIDFVEWANENWEDSWLNEYFSETKLLFIVFKYKETAKENPNRKLFFQGITLWNMPMSEIEGRLKDFFSHVQDLIQEGIELMPVRQKTRTIVNNNLPKPKFNGLCHIRPKGKDGSDQVPLPDGRMITKQAFWLDKEVVGQIIKQPGKD, encoded by the coding sequence TTGCATTATAAAAGTGAAGAAGAGTTAATGTATAAGGCTCGGCAGGCAGAAGGAAGAACATTCGGTGATATTGACCAAAGCGGCAGAATAGAAAATGAAAGATCCAAGGGTCAATTAGGTCAGATAATCGAAGAAAGCTTTTTCGGCTATCAAGTGAACTCCATTAGTGAGCCGGATTTTGCACATCTTGGAATTGAATTGAAGGTAACACCTGTCAAAGAGAATAAAAACGGCACTCTCTCAGCAAAAGAAAGATTGGTTCTCAATATCATCAATTATATGTCTGAAGCGAATACCACATTTGACACATCAAGTTTCTGGAATAAAAACAAGGAAATCCTATTGATGTTTTATAAATGGCTTCCTGAAGTAAAAAGAGCAGATTACAGGATTATCAAGTCCCATCTACATAAATTCACCGAAGAAGATTTGGAGATTATCAAACAAGATTGGCAGTTAATCAATAATAAAATCAAGGCAGGTCTTGCTCATGAGCTTTCTGAGGCAGATACAAATTACCTTGCAGCAAGTACGAAGGGTGCAAATAAGAACTCATTAAGAGCACAACCATTCAACAACGTTTCTGCTATGCAACGAGCATACTCACTTAAGCAAAGCTATATGACTGTTCTAATTAGAAAAATCATTTCCCAGGATGACTTAGTAAGAATCACATCCCCTGCGGAACTCAAAAAGAAGACCTTATTGGAAATCCTCAATGAAAAATTTCAACCATTCATAGGAAAGTCGTTGGATGAAATTTCTGCAATAGCCGGAATAGAGGTGAACCATAAATCGAAAAGCTTCCTTCAACTCTTTATTAGCAATCTATTGGGAATCAAGGGTACAAGACTTGAACAAATTGACGAATTTGCGAAGGCTAATATTCAGTTGAAGACAGTTAGACTTGAACCAAACGGAATTCCAAAAGAACATATGTCATTTAGAAATATCGACTTTGTCGAATGGGCAAATGAAAACTGGGAAGACAGCTGGCTGAATGAATACTTTTCGGAAACAAAACTACTGTTTATTGTTTTTAAATACAAAGAGACAGCAAAGGAAAACCCAAATAGGAAACTGTTTTTCCAAGGAATAACTCTGTGGAACATGCCTATGTCTGAAATCGAAGGCAGATTAAAAGATTTCTTTTCCCATGTACAGGATTTGATTCAGGAAGGGATTGAACTTATGCCTGTGCGACAAAAGACAAGAACTATCGTCAATAATAACCTTCCGAAGCCGAAATTTAATGGGTTATGCCACATACGTCCGAAAGGCAAAGATGGTAGTGATCAGGTTCCGTTACCAGACGGACGGATGATTACTAAGCAGGCGTTTTGGTTGGATAAGGAAGTAGTTGGACAAATCATCAAACAGCCGGGAAAAGATTAA
- a CDS encoding BglII/BstYI family type II restriction endonuclease, with protein MEFEAYSHRNGLLVMAHDTDCLPLWNEIKDIIDNITEKDIINLHFTSYINKQKSISMALNVLLKQRFMANRWLKEPYIFNDSRYKNKNWRLDFAKEPISVEVAFNHSGSAAWNLMKPVIASELNHVQKAVQSKIGVIICAMDEMRSVGGFDNAVGTYEKYIDYLKPLRVQLTTPLVIIGLKKPTSFEIKTFKVSSNKTLGKIFLLPRNVELKRITINGKYLVKNNYSSYQGSLTPVLSMRMKYKRLL; from the coding sequence ATGGAATTTGAAGCTTATTCACACCGAAATGGATTACTAGTAATGGCACATGACACAGATTGTCTTCCATTGTGGAACGAAATAAAAGATATCATAGACAATATTACCGAAAAAGATATTATTAATCTTCATTTTACTAGTTATATCAATAAGCAAAAGAGTATTTCTATGGCATTAAATGTTCTACTTAAACAACGCTTCATGGCAAATAGGTGGTTGAAGGAACCTTATATCTTTAATGACAGTAGGTATAAGAATAAAAACTGGAGACTGGACTTTGCTAAAGAACCTATATCAGTAGAAGTTGCATTTAATCACTCTGGGAGTGCGGCATGGAATCTTATGAAACCTGTTATTGCCAGTGAACTAAACCATGTACAAAAAGCAGTTCAGTCTAAAATAGGAGTAATAATTTGCGCTATGGATGAAATGCGAAGTGTTGGTGGCTTTGACAATGCAGTGGGTACATATGAAAAATATATTGATTATCTAAAACCATTAAGGGTTCAGCTTACAACTCCTCTAGTCATTATAGGGCTAAAAAAGCCAACAAGTTTTGAGATAAAAACATTTAAAGTATCGTCCAATAAAACTTTAGGTAAAATATTTCTCCTCCCACGGAATGTTGAACTTAAAAGAATAACAATAAACGGTAAATATCTTGTGAAAAACAATTATAGTTCTTATCAAGGTTCACTAACACCGGTACTATCCATGCGAATGAAATATAAAAGATTACTTTAA
- a CDS encoding Uma2 family endonuclease, with amino-acid sequence MAETDSNRKLMIKEVSHWEGQWELIDGIPYNMAPAPSPSHQRIVGELFFALRSYFGKDGCSVFVAPFDVQLDNSDDFTVVQPDVSVFCLKELIGERRAIGCPDLIVEVLSPSTALKDRNQKFNLYERAGVREYWLVDPLNRTIEVYGLSDGRYANRGVFGSANTLSSFIFSELQIELKDILYD; translated from the coding sequence ATGGCGGAGACGGATTCTAATCGGAAACTCATGATTAAAGAGGTCAGTCATTGGGAAGGTCAATGGGAGTTAATTGATGGTATTCCTTATAATATGGCGCCCGCCCCATCACCTTCCCACCAACGAATTGTAGGCGAGTTATTTTTTGCATTGCGCAGTTATTTTGGGAAAGATGGTTGCTCAGTGTTTGTCGCACCTTTTGATGTGCAACTGGATAATTCGGATGACTTTACGGTTGTTCAACCGGATGTATCTGTTTTTTGCCTAAAGGAGTTAATTGGTGAGCGTCGTGCGATTGGATGTCCTGATCTAATTGTGGAAGTTTTGTCCCCTTCGACTGCACTTAAAGATCGAAACCAAAAATTCAATTTGTATGAACGTGCTGGTGTTCGGGAGTATTGGCTTGTAGATCCGCTAAATCGGACAATCGAGGTGTATGGGTTGTCGGATGGTCGTTATGCGAATCGCGGCGTTTTTGGTAGTGCAAATACGTTAAGCTCTTTCATTTTCTCTGAGCTGCAGATCGAATTGAAAGACATTTTATATGATTGA
- a CDS encoding dimethylarginine dimethylaminohydrolase family protein codes for MSSPVDDQSKTHCNTEYDSLKRVILCQPQYMAIEDVINDVQKKYKDENIDIDRAMKQHTEFERLLRAHGVEVIKLPTSEKFPEQVFTRDIGFTVGDEVFVAEMASDIRKGEEEALEDFLEEENIDYQTTDHRVEGGDVIVDGDNVYIGISSRTSEQAVKNIQRDLPKHNIIRVPFNEKYLHLDCVFNILSPEVALIFPEALDPEMVKTLSERYTLIEVNAKEQFSLGTNVLSIGDGKVFSQPQNKEVNKAMRAHGFEVIEIDFSEIIKSGGSFRCCSMPLERE; via the coding sequence ATGAGTTCCCCAGTGGACGATCAATCAAAAACACATTGCAACACAGAATATGATTCATTGAAAAGAGTTATCCTGTGCCAACCGCAATATATGGCAATTGAAGACGTCATCAATGATGTACAGAAAAAATACAAAGACGAAAATATCGATATAGATAGAGCAATGAAACAACATACAGAATTCGAACGTCTTTTGCGCGCACATGGCGTAGAAGTAATTAAGCTGCCGACTTCTGAAAAGTTCCCAGAACAAGTCTTCACACGTGATATCGGCTTCACGGTTGGGGATGAAGTGTTCGTTGCCGAAATGGCGAGCGACATTCGTAAAGGTGAAGAGGAAGCATTGGAAGACTTTCTTGAAGAAGAAAATATTGACTACCAGACGACTGATCACCGTGTTGAAGGTGGAGACGTCATCGTCGATGGTGACAATGTTTACATCGGTATTAGCAGCAGAACGTCCGAACAAGCGGTAAAAAATATACAACGTGATTTGCCGAAACACAATATTATCCGCGTGCCGTTCAACGAGAAGTATTTGCATCTGGATTGTGTATTCAACATCTTGTCACCTGAAGTCGCACTCATTTTCCCTGAAGCGTTAGATCCGGAAATGGTTAAGACGTTGTCTGAGCGGTATACGTTAATTGAAGTGAATGCCAAAGAGCAGTTCTCACTCGGCACAAACGTTTTGTCCATTGGGGACGGAAAGGTATTCAGCCAACCTCAAAACAAAGAAGTAAACAAAGCAATGCGCGCCCACGGATTCGAAGTCATCGAAATCGACTTCTCTGAAATCATCAAGTCCGGCGGATCGTTCAGATGCTGTTCAATGCCGTTGGAACGTGAATAA
- a CDS encoding D-serine ammonia-lyase, whose product MNQNEISEWLNKLPLLQQIIDKNEVLWVNPLNGHSDEGISQSGITAADVKDASERLRRFASYIQTVFPETREAGGIIESPVTEIPKMKTALADKYATDIPGTLLLKQDNALPISGSIKARGGIYEVLKHAETLALLHGLITTEDDYAKFAEPEFRNLFAKHKIAVGSTGNLGLSIGIMSAQLGFNVTVHMSADAKQWKKDLLREKGVTVVEYADDYSKAVEEGRRQADADPLCHFVDDENSIDLFLGYAVAGERLAAQMEKLGKTVDADHPLFVYLPCGVGGGPGGVAFGLKLQFGDNVHCFFAEPTHAPCMTIGMMTGLHDQVSVADFGLDNHTAADGLAVGTPSAFVGKKMEPLLAGCYTISDETMFELLTLIADTEEIRLEPSALAGMTGAIQTIGNEVPSAHSPNATHLVWATGGSMVPENEMDIYYGIGKAESRK is encoded by the coding sequence ATGAATCAAAACGAAATCTCCGAGTGGCTGAATAAATTACCACTCCTGCAACAGATTATAGACAAAAACGAAGTGCTATGGGTAAATCCCTTAAATGGTCATAGCGATGAAGGAATCAGCCAATCAGGCATTACGGCTGCAGATGTCAAGGACGCAAGCGAGCGGTTGAGGCGTTTCGCATCGTATATTCAAACCGTTTTTCCGGAAACTCGGGAAGCGGGGGGGATCATCGAATCACCAGTAACGGAAATTCCGAAGATGAAAACAGCTCTTGCTGACAAATACGCCACGGATATTCCCGGAACACTATTGCTCAAACAGGACAATGCCCTTCCGATTTCAGGGTCTATTAAAGCGCGTGGCGGCATCTATGAAGTGCTTAAGCATGCAGAAACACTCGCGTTGCTACATGGACTGATTACAACTGAAGACGACTATGCCAAATTTGCAGAACCGGAATTCAGAAATCTGTTTGCTAAGCATAAAATCGCTGTCGGATCGACGGGAAATCTCGGTTTGAGCATCGGCATCATGAGTGCACAGCTCGGCTTCAATGTTACGGTTCATATGTCAGCGGACGCCAAGCAGTGGAAGAAAGACCTGTTGCGTGAAAAAGGTGTGACGGTTGTCGAATATGCGGACGACTATAGCAAAGCGGTCGAAGAAGGAAGACGTCAGGCGGATGCAGACCCGCTCTGTCATTTCGTTGATGATGAAAACTCAATCGACCTATTCCTCGGGTATGCCGTCGCAGGCGAACGTCTCGCTGCACAAATGGAAAAGCTCGGAAAGACTGTCGATGCAGATCATCCGTTATTCGTCTATTTACCATGTGGAGTAGGCGGGGGACCAGGCGGTGTCGCATTCGGATTGAAACTACAATTCGGCGATAACGTCCATTGCTTCTTTGCGGAACCAACACATGCACCATGCATGACAATCGGTATGATGACAGGATTGCATGACCAAGTTTCCGTAGCCGACTTCGGTCTAGATAATCATACCGCCGCTGACGGTCTCGCGGTCGGCACGCCCTCCGCTTTCGTCGGAAAGAAGATGGAGCCATTACTTGCTGGTTGTTACACCATCTCAGATGAAACAATGTTTGAACTGTTGACGCTGATCGCAGACACAGAAGAAATTCGCTTGGAACCATCCGCACTTGCTGGTATGACAGGCGCTATTCAAACAATCGGCAATGAAGTGCCCTCTGCACATTCACCAAATGCGACTCACCTCGTTTGGGCGACAGGCGGCAGCATGGTTCCAGAAAACGAAATGGATATTTACTACGGAATCGGCAAAGCAGAAAGCAGGAAATAA
- a CDS encoding D-alanyl-D-alanine carboxypeptidase family protein produces the protein MKKVLMILLIAGLAILVLMPKNEAVSLTQNAKAAIILNASTGKIIYEDNSKTALPIASLSKMMTQYIVLNAIEDGRISWDSLYTPSTAALNQPANAVKLDMQSGDTYTVNELFTAMTVISANDAAIALAEVVSGSEELFVEEMNNYAEKIGLDQTHFINATGLDEDETNLASARDVAAIASVLIEEHPEVLQFTSLTDFTTSAGVKRWSTNLMLPGMPEAMIGMDGLKTGYTELAESCFASTGVYNGERVITVVIGVTADGDDTIKPRFELTRELIDSYVLSQQ, from the coding sequence ATGAAGAAAGTACTTATGATTCTACTCATTGCAGGACTAGCTATCCTAGTATTAATGCCGAAAAATGAAGCAGTATCCCTTACACAAAATGCTAAAGCAGCCATTATCCTGAATGCGAGCACGGGGAAAATCATCTATGAAGACAATTCCAAGACAGCGTTACCGATCGCGAGCCTGTCTAAGATGATGACTCAATATATTGTCCTTAATGCGATAGAGGACGGTCGCATATCTTGGGACAGCCTCTACACGCCCTCCACAGCAGCGTTAAACCAACCCGCGAACGCAGTGAAATTGGACATGCAGTCAGGAGATACGTATACAGTGAATGAATTATTCACGGCCATGACTGTCATTTCCGCAAACGACGCAGCGATTGCCCTTGCAGAAGTGGTCAGCGGTTCTGAGGAATTGTTTGTCGAAGAGATGAATAACTATGCGGAAAAAATAGGCTTGGATCAGACCCATTTCATCAATGCAACAGGTTTGGATGAGGATGAAACAAATCTTGCTTCAGCACGTGATGTGGCAGCGATTGCAAGCGTCTTAATCGAAGAACATCCCGAAGTTTTGCAGTTTACAAGTCTGACGGACTTCACGACGAGTGCAGGCGTCAAACGATGGTCTACAAACCTTATGTTGCCAGGAATGCCTGAAGCAATGATCGGCATGGATGGCCTAAAGACGGGTTACACCGAACTCGCTGAATCATGCTTTGCCAGTACTGGTGTCTATAACGGTGAAAGGGTTATTACGGTCGTTATCGGTGTCACAGCGGATGGGGATGACACAATAAAACCGCGCTTTGAACTAACACGAGAATTGATTGACAGCTATGTGTTGAGTCAACAATAA
- the kynA gene encoding tryptophan 2,3-dioxygenase has product MSEKGIHTDFKDNMTYGEYLHLDKVLSSQERLSGHHDEMLFIVIHQVSELWMKLILHELNTAIESIEKDELPEAFKMLARVSRVQTQIIQAWDVLATLTPAEYMEFRDSLGRASGFQSYQNRLIEFALGYKQPHILKIYEKDPELASSLTAAFQAPGIYDVAIRALSRAGFAINPALLTRDFSVTYEGDPTVAAAWLEVYRDVDTYWDLYQLAEKLVDIEDSHQQWRFRHMKTVERIIGFKTGTGGSSGVNYLKSVLDHQFFPELWDVRTKL; this is encoded by the coding sequence ATGAGTGAAAAAGGCATCCATACAGATTTTAAAGACAATATGACATATGGTGAATATCTGCATTTGGATAAAGTGCTATCCAGCCAAGAACGACTATCCGGCCATCACGACGAAATGCTGTTCATTGTCATCCACCAAGTAAGTGAATTGTGGATGAAACTTATTTTGCACGAACTAAACACAGCTATCGAATCCATCGAGAAAGATGAATTGCCTGAAGCGTTTAAAATGCTTGCGCGCGTATCCCGCGTGCAGACACAAATCATCCAGGCGTGGGATGTCCTCGCGACACTTACGCCGGCCGAATATATGGAGTTTCGCGATAGTCTCGGCCGCGCATCAGGGTTCCAGTCGTACCAAAACCGTCTTATCGAATTCGCACTTGGCTACAAGCAACCGCATATTTTGAAAATCTACGAGAAAGATCCGGAGCTTGCGAGTAGCTTAACTGCGGCATTCCAAGCGCCTGGCATTTACGATGTCGCGATCCGCGCTTTATCACGTGCAGGATTTGCCATCAATCCAGCATTGCTGACACGCGATTTCTCCGTCACGTACGAAGGAGACCCAACCGTAGCCGCAGCCTGGCTTGAAGTATATCGGGACGTCGATACATACTGGGATCTCTATCAACTCGCAGAGAAGCTCGTCGACATCGAAGACAGCCACCAGCAATGGCGCTTTCGCCATATGAAAACGGTCGAACGAATCATCGGTTTCAAAACGGGGACAGGTGGCTCATCTGGCGTGAACTATTTAAAATCCGTCCTCGACCATCAATTCTTCCCTGAACTATGGGATGTCCGGACAAAGTTATAA
- the kynB gene encoding arylformamidase, which translates to MTGKWIDISQTLHNGIAEWPGDTPFTYEVAFAKADTGSVNIGKMTTSTHMGTHIDAPFHYDDAGIKVHELPIDVYIGKAVVIDVSGLDSVGYSNLEAHDFGGAERVLLKTSSRPNADVFPQSYTVLRPDIGPLLKERGVKLIGVDTPSVDSEHSKTLDAHHALYANDVLILENIVLDEVEQGEYELIALPLPIAGADGSPVRAVVRRLGK; encoded by the coding sequence ATGACGGGTAAATGGATCGATATTTCACAGACATTGCATAATGGAATTGCCGAATGGCCTGGCGATACACCTTTCACGTACGAAGTTGCATTCGCTAAAGCGGACACCGGTTCCGTAAATATTGGTAAAATGACGACGAGCACCCATATGGGTACGCATATCGATGCGCCTTTTCATTATGATGACGCAGGAATTAAAGTGCATGAACTGCCGATTGATGTCTATATCGGAAAAGCGGTCGTCATTGACGTCTCGGGTCTTGATAGCGTTGGTTATTCCAACTTGGAAGCACACGATTTCGGTGGGGCTGAGCGTGTTTTATTGAAAACTTCCAGCCGCCCTAATGCGGATGTGTTTCCACAATCATATACTGTATTGCGTCCAGATATTGGTCCATTACTGAAAGAACGCGGTGTGAAACTCATTGGTGTCGATACGCCGTCCGTCGATTCCGAGCATAGTAAGACACTCGATGCACATCATGCGTTGTACGCGAATGACGTCCTTATCCTGGAGAACATCGTCCTGGATGAAGTCGAGCAAGGTGAGTATGAACTAATTGCATTGCCATTGCCAATTGCGGGGGCAGATGGAAGTCCAGTCCGCGCAGTAGTGAGGAGACTAGGAAAATGA